One genomic region from Streptomyces sp. NBC_00582 encodes:
- a CDS encoding threonine aldolase family protein, with amino-acid sequence MTTPAHLFSSDNTAGASPEIVEAVSRAATGQAKPYGADDLSADVRRRLCEIFERDVDVLLVSTGSAANALSLAALTPPWGSVLCHRDSHINNDECGAPEFYTAGAKLVPLGGEDAKIDPDALRAAVRHKAGDVHSVEPSVVSLTQATETGAVYTLDEIETLGSVTEEAGLRLHMDGARFAGAVAALGRTPAELTWRAGVDLLSFGATKNGTMTADAIVVFDRSLTPELSFRAKRAGQLAAKMRFHAAQLDAYLTDGLWLRNAAHANAMAARLQDGLKALPGIGLLGVADANVVFCRLPQQVTEGLLADGYVFYHDRWEPGVARFVTSFATTEADVDGLLEAVGRHTG; translated from the coding sequence ATGACCACCCCCGCGCACCTCTTCAGCAGCGACAACACCGCCGGCGCCTCCCCGGAGATCGTCGAGGCCGTGAGCCGGGCCGCCACCGGACAGGCCAAGCCGTACGGCGCGGACGACCTCAGCGCCGACGTCCGGCGCCGGCTGTGCGAGATATTCGAACGCGATGTGGACGTGCTCCTCGTCTCCACCGGCTCCGCCGCCAACGCCCTCTCCCTCGCCGCGCTGACCCCGCCCTGGGGAAGCGTGCTGTGCCACCGCGACAGCCACATCAACAACGACGAGTGCGGGGCGCCCGAGTTCTACACGGCGGGCGCGAAGCTGGTCCCGCTCGGCGGCGAGGACGCCAAGATCGACCCCGACGCGCTGCGGGCGGCCGTCCGGCACAAGGCCGGGGACGTGCACAGCGTGGAGCCCTCCGTGGTGAGCCTGACCCAGGCGACCGAGACCGGCGCCGTGTACACCCTCGACGAGATCGAGACGCTGGGCTCCGTGACCGAGGAGGCCGGTCTGCGGCTGCACATGGACGGGGCCCGCTTCGCAGGCGCCGTCGCCGCACTCGGCCGCACCCCCGCCGAGCTGACCTGGCGGGCGGGCGTGGACCTGCTGTCGTTCGGCGCGACCAAGAACGGCACGATGACCGCCGACGCGATCGTCGTCTTCGACCGCTCCCTCACGCCCGAACTCTCCTTCCGCGCCAAGCGCGCCGGCCAGCTCGCCGCCAAGATGCGGTTCCACGCCGCCCAGTTGGACGCCTACCTCACCGACGGCCTCTGGCTGCGCAACGCGGCCCACGCCAACGCGATGGCGGCCCGTCTCCAGGACGGCCTGAAGGCGCTCCCCGGAATCGGCCTGCTCGGCGTCGCCGACGCCAACGTCGTCTTCTGCCGCCTGCCCCAGCAGGTCACCGAGGGCCTCCTGGCCGACGGTTACGTCTTCTACCACGACCGCTGGGAGCCGGGCGTGGCCCGTTTCGTCACCTCGTTCGCGACGACGGAGGCGGACGTGGACGGTCTCCTCGAAGCGGTCGGCCGGCACACGGGCTGA
- a CDS encoding TetR/AcrR family transcriptional regulator, whose protein sequence is MPRRTPALDRATPERIAGTALALMDEDGPEALTFRALAARLDISLASLQRRCTDLAGLLDLCLDHLAARLPEPAPGGDWATATEARFTALYRLLVAHPGLLVLRGARPWLGRNLLARLVEPQLADSLAAGLTAEEAITAYRRMYLLTLGSASFVDHRDPGSARALTRTALAALDPEEFPALTGHLTAIVPAVTGHDVYYGALRQLIRAADPTPAAADTP, encoded by the coding sequence ATGCCCCGCCGCACCCCCGCCCTGGACCGCGCGACACCGGAGCGCATCGCCGGGACCGCCCTCGCCCTGATGGACGAGGACGGTCCCGAGGCGCTGACGTTCCGCGCCCTCGCCGCGCGGCTCGACATCTCCCTGGCCTCCCTCCAGCGCCGCTGCACCGACCTGGCCGGGCTGCTCGACCTCTGTCTCGACCACCTCGCCGCCCGCCTGCCCGAACCGGCGCCGGGCGGCGACTGGGCCACCGCCACCGAAGCCCGGTTCACCGCCCTGTACCGACTGCTGGTGGCCCACCCGGGCCTGCTCGTGCTGCGCGGAGCCCGCCCCTGGCTCGGCCGGAACCTGCTGGCCCGGCTGGTGGAGCCGCAGCTCGCCGACAGCCTCGCCGCCGGGCTGACGGCCGAGGAGGCGATCACCGCGTACCGCCGGATGTATCTGCTGACCCTCGGCAGCGCGAGCTTCGTCGACCACCGCGACCCCGGCTCCGCCCGCGCGCTCACCCGCACCGCGCTGGCCGCCCTCGACCCCGAGGAGTTCCCGGCGCTGACGGGCCATCTGACCGCGATCGTGCCGGCGGTGACCGGGCACGACGTCTACTACGGCGCACTGCGTCAGCTCATCCGGGCGGCCGACCCGACCCCGGCCGCCGCCGACACCCCCTGA
- a CDS encoding substrate-binding domain-containing protein, whose product MQVTGHTRRPASIRDVATAAGVSYQTVSRVINGHPRVSPATRERVLGAVEALGFRRNPTAFALASGRRRAVTVLTADTTHYGYASVLRGVEEAARAASYAVGIGVLESSEESAVAAEVQRAADQGGGLIVLAYDPAGVRALDCVPPGLPVVGVVETPARPPRDGRPWVWTDDRRAAYEATRHLLSLGHETVHYVALPTGARRTGPRTGGWRQALRDARAPQPRPLHGGWGPEAGHAAGLALARDPAVTAILCGNDDLALGVLRALHECGRAVPGEVSVAGFDDAPHAAFLTPRLTTVRLDFAGLGRAAFALLHSTLEEPASPHAYPVAEPELLVRESSGPPPARAAGPQRLTVDLAVSEGPVLHGANGALYGLSDDGVPGDAVLAPLKITSISQKPEGGAQHPNGDALTVARSFFRNGGGEIFVLLQDTYARWPYEDLGIDDHLARVDGIVEEIAARPDRDRFVYVPFNEPDQIWYHLDVADQMEYEANRDRFLRDWRTVYRRIRAVHPGARIAGPNEAAFHARLLTDFLAFARREDVLPQVMTWHELDSSSLRDFQDHHDVYRSIEREAGIPPLTVNIDEYANRRDLSVPGQLVQWVAMFERNKVYANQAYWDAAGNLSGTVVRMNIPNGAWWFFRWYAGLTGDTVRVTPPAPHTVDTLQGLASLDTGRRQAQVLLGGATGDADVVVHNVPADVFGRTVVATVAEAAWSGYEGPHPAPGVLTRTKVRVAGDGSVTVPLRGLRRMSAYRIVLTPAGRGIPAPPRVPWSASYEAEDAAVTDGQVRTHGTVSDANGYAASGTRNVESLDSPTSRVDFTVTVPADGVYDLAILYGNDSGGPATQRLSVDGGDPVTVVYPSTQNRSHGGRKDVRVELRAGTRVLTLAKGEAAVSLDRLDLTARAGAPSAVYEATLADPGGDPSYDYSSSAGTGTGALVLGEGDRAVFDVYAPRDGRFTVVARASAEVELALHGETVTARPGTPLRLCLAAGNNRVTATAGHAALRSLEVSGDGSDAGVLSHGAATAALEGGARLVACARAPGGHRVTGLGGDRAGTARFTVDAPAPGRHLLVVHYAHDDRRDNGHAYNTDIVSRTAEITVGGGAPLRATFKNTWSRHDFWTLAVPVDLVAGVNTVTFGNTDGPAPDIARIEVGRIVG is encoded by the coding sequence ATGCAGGTGACCGGTCACACCAGGCGTCCCGCGAGCATCCGTGATGTCGCCACCGCCGCCGGAGTCTCGTACCAGACCGTCTCCCGGGTGATCAACGGTCATCCACGGGTCAGCCCGGCGACCCGGGAGCGGGTCCTCGGCGCGGTCGAGGCGCTCGGCTTCCGGCGCAACCCCACCGCCTTCGCGCTGGCCAGCGGGCGCCGCAGGGCGGTCACCGTCCTCACCGCCGACACCACCCACTACGGGTACGCCTCCGTGCTGCGCGGGGTCGAGGAGGCCGCCCGGGCCGCCTCGTACGCGGTCGGGATCGGCGTCCTGGAGTCCTCGGAGGAGTCCGCCGTCGCCGCCGAGGTACAGCGGGCCGCCGACCAGGGCGGCGGGCTGATCGTGCTCGCCTACGACCCGGCCGGGGTGCGGGCGCTTGACTGCGTGCCGCCAGGTCTGCCGGTCGTGGGGGTGGTCGAGACACCCGCGCGCCCACCCCGCGACGGCCGGCCCTGGGTGTGGACGGACGACCGCCGGGCGGCCTACGAGGCGACCCGGCATCTGCTCTCCCTCGGCCATGAGACCGTGCACTACGTCGCGCTCCCCACCGGCGCCCGCCGCACCGGCCCGCGCACCGGCGGCTGGCGGCAGGCGCTCCGGGACGCGAGAGCCCCGCAACCCCGTCCCCTGCACGGGGGCTGGGGACCGGAGGCCGGTCATGCGGCGGGTCTGGCACTGGCGCGGGACCCCGCCGTCACGGCGATCCTGTGCGGCAACGACGACCTCGCGCTCGGGGTGCTGCGCGCCCTGCACGAGTGCGGCCGGGCGGTCCCCGGCGAGGTCAGCGTGGCCGGGTTCGACGACGCCCCGCACGCCGCGTTCCTGACCCCGCGACTGACCACCGTACGACTGGACTTCGCCGGCCTCGGCAGGGCCGCGTTCGCGCTGCTGCACTCGACGCTGGAGGAGCCGGCGTCGCCGCACGCGTACCCCGTCGCGGAGCCGGAGCTGCTGGTGCGGGAGAGCTCGGGGCCGCCGCCCGCACGGGCCGCCGGCCCGCAGCGCCTGACCGTCGACCTCGCCGTCTCCGAGGGCCCGGTGCTTCACGGCGCCAACGGGGCGCTGTACGGGCTCAGCGACGACGGGGTACCCGGCGACGCCGTGCTCGCACCCCTGAAGATCACCAGCATCTCGCAGAAACCGGAGGGCGGCGCCCAGCATCCCAACGGGGACGCCCTCACCGTCGCGCGGTCCTTCTTCCGCAACGGCGGCGGCGAGATCTTTGTGCTGCTCCAGGACACCTACGCCCGGTGGCCCTACGAGGACCTCGGGATCGACGACCATCTGGCCCGGGTGGACGGGATCGTCGAGGAGATCGCCGCCCGGCCGGACCGCGACCGGTTCGTCTACGTGCCGTTCAACGAGCCCGACCAGATCTGGTACCACCTCGACGTCGCCGACCAGATGGAGTACGAGGCCAACCGGGACCGGTTCCTGCGGGACTGGAGGACGGTGTACCGGCGCATCCGGGCGGTCCATCCGGGCGCCCGGATCGCCGGGCCCAACGAAGCCGCCTTCCACGCCCGCCTGTTGACGGACTTCCTCGCCTTCGCCCGGCGCGAGGACGTCCTGCCGCAGGTGATGACCTGGCACGAGCTGGACTCCTCCTCGCTGCGGGACTTCCAGGACCACCACGACGTGTACCGGTCCATCGAGCGGGAGGCGGGCATCCCGCCGCTGACGGTGAACATCGACGAGTACGCCAACCGCCGCGACCTGTCCGTGCCGGGCCAACTCGTGCAGTGGGTCGCGATGTTCGAGCGGAACAAGGTGTACGCCAACCAGGCCTACTGGGACGCCGCCGGCAATCTCAGCGGCACCGTGGTACGGATGAACATCCCGAACGGGGCCTGGTGGTTCTTCCGTTGGTACGCGGGCCTGACCGGCGACACCGTCCGGGTGACCCCGCCCGCGCCGCACACCGTCGACACCCTCCAGGGTCTCGCCTCCCTCGACACCGGCCGCCGCCAGGCCCAGGTGCTGCTCGGCGGTGCGACGGGGGACGCCGACGTCGTCGTACACAACGTCCCGGCGGACGTCTTCGGCCGTACGGTCGTCGCGACCGTCGCCGAGGCCGCCTGGTCCGGGTACGAGGGGCCGCACCCGGCGCCGGGCGTGCTCACGCGGACCAAGGTGCGGGTGGCCGGGGACGGCTCGGTGACCGTGCCGCTGCGCGGCCTGCGCCGGATGTCCGCCTACCGGATCGTCCTCACCCCGGCCGGCCGGGGCATCCCGGCGCCCCCGCGCGTCCCCTGGTCCGCGTCGTACGAGGCGGAGGACGCGGCCGTCACCGACGGGCAGGTCCGCACCCACGGCACGGTGAGCGACGCCAACGGCTACGCGGCCTCCGGCACGCGGAACGTCGAGTCGCTCGACTCCCCCACCAGCAGGGTGGATTTCACGGTGACGGTCCCCGCCGACGGCGTGTACGACCTGGCGATCCTGTACGGCAACGACTCCGGGGGCCCCGCCACCCAGCGGCTGTCGGTCGACGGCGGGGACCCGGTCACCGTCGTATACCCGTCCACCCAGAACCGGTCCCACGGCGGCAGGAAGGACGTCCGGGTGGAACTGCGGGCCGGGACGCGGGTCCTCACGCTCGCGAAGGGCGAGGCCGCGGTGAGCCTCGACCGCCTGGATCTGACCGCCCGCGCCGGTGCCCCGTCCGCCGTGTACGAGGCGACGCTGGCGGACCCCGGCGGTGACCCGTCGTACGACTACTCCTCGTCGGCCGGGACCGGCACGGGTGCGCTGGTGCTGGGCGAGGGCGACCGGGCGGTGTTCGACGTGTACGCCCCGCGCGACGGCCGCTTCACGGTCGTGGCACGGGCCTCGGCGGAGGTGGAACTCGCCCTGCACGGGGAGACGGTGACGGCGCGGCCCGGCACACCGCTGCGGCTGTGTCTCGCGGCGGGCAACAACCGGGTCACCGCCACGGCCGGGCACGCCGCGCTGCGTTCGCTGGAGGTCTCCGGCGACGGCTCGGACGCCGGGGTCCTGTCCCACGGGGCGGCCACCGCCGCGCTCGAGGGCGGGGCCCGGCTGGTCGCGTGCGCCCGTGCCCCCGGGGGGCACCGGGTCACCGGGCTCGGCGGCGACCGGGCCGGGACGGCCCGGTTCACCGTGGACGCGCCCGCGCCGGGCCGTCATCTGCTGGTCGTCCACTACGCCCACGACGACCGCCGCGACAACGGTCACGCCTACAACACGGACATCGTCTCGCGCACGGCCGAGATCACCGTGGGCGGCGGCGCCCCGCTGCGGGCGACGTTCAAGAACACCTGGAGCCGGCACGACTTCTGGACCCTGGCGGTCCCCGTCGACCTGGTGGCGGGCGTGAACACGGTGACCTTCGGGAACACGGACGGGCCGGCCCCGGACATCGCGCGGATCGAGGTGGGCCGGATCGTCGGCTGA